A segment of the Streptomyces sp. XD-27 genome:
TCGAGGGTGGCGGCGGTGTCGGACACGGTGTCTCCTTCTGTCGCGGTTCTCGTGCGGTGGGGTGGGGTGGGGTCTGTCTGCCGCCGGGCCGTCAGCGGGTCCGCAGCAGGGCGGCGCCGACGACGCCGTCCCGGTCGACCGAGGTGACCAGGGCGAGGCTGCCGGGCTCGGCGCCGCCGCGCTCGCAGAGGGCGAGCACGGCGGCGACCTGGAACGCCGCCGACGCGGCGTGGGTGTCCCCGATGGCGTCGGCGGTCGCGATCCGCCGCGGCCGGTGCTCCCCCAGCACGTCGGCCAGCGCGCCCTGTTCAGCCTGTCCTTCGGCGCCCGGTGGCCGGGCGTCGGCGACCGCCCACACGTCGCCGGGGGCCGTGCCCGTACGGTCCAGCAGGCGCCGTAGGACGTCGGCGAGGGCGGCGCGGGCCTGGCCGGGGCCGGGCGCGAAGCCGAACTCCAGGCCCGCGACCTCGGCCAGCCCGGTCCGGCCGTGCGCCGCGGCGGTCCCGGCGGGCTCCAGCAGCCATACGGCCGCCCCCTCGCCGAGCACCGCGGGGTCCTCGCCCACGCCCCGGGCGTGCCAGTCCAGCCAGGCGCGGGCGGCGGAGAACTCCTCGACCGCGCCGCACAGCACCGTGTCCGCGCGGCCGGCCCGCCGCAGGCGCAGCGCGTACCGCAGGGCGAGCAGCCCGGTGGCGCGGCCGCCGGCGATGGTGGTGTTGGGACCCTTGAGCCGGTGCCAGATGGCGGACTGCCCGGCGGCGCAGTTCATGACGGTGTTGGGGAACCGGGCCGGGTCGACGAAGAACGGCTTCTCGCCGACCAGGGAGTCGCGGGTGAAGTCCATGATGCTCTGGGCGCTGCCGGTGCTGGTGCCCAGCGCCAGTCCGGTGTCCTCGCCGACCCCGGCGAGCCGGGCGGGCTCCCCGTCGGCGGGGTGGTCGGTGAGCAGGTCGCGCAGCGCGGTGACGGCGAGCCCGGTGGCCCGGTCCATGGAGCGGGTGCCCTTGCGGCCCAGGGTCTCCCGGAGGGAGAAGTCCGGGACCAGGCAGCCGTACGGGTGGGGCACGGCCCAGGTCGCGGGGTCCAGCGGCACCCGGGTGGCGCGGCCCGAGGCCAGTCCGGCGGCGAAGTCGTCCCTGGTCGGGCCCCAGGGCGACACGGCGGCCCAGGCGGTGATCAGCGGGGCGCCCGCGGTGGTGGCGGAAACCATGGTCGCGTGCGCTCCTCAGCCGGTCAGGATCTCGCCGCCGTCGACGCCGATCACGTTGCCGGTGATCCACGAGGACTCGGTGCGGGACAGCAGGACGACGGCCTCGGCGACGTCCTCGGGGCGGGTGAGCCGCCGGTGCGGGTTGGTGTCCGCGGCGTACGCGATGAGCCGCTCGCTCTCCGGGATGCGCTCCAGCGACGGGGTGACGGTGACCCCGGCGCGCAGCGCGTTGACCGCGATCCCGGTGGGGGCGAGTTCCAGGGCGAGCTGGCGTACGTGGGACTCCAGGGCGCACTTGGCGGCGGAGACCGCGCCGTAGTTGGCGGTCACCTTGACGTCGCCCGCGCTGGTCATCGCGTAGATCTTGGCGCCTTTGCGGAGCAGGCCGGCGCCGAACAGGTCCTGTGTCCAGTACACGAGCGAGTGGGCCATGACGTCGAGGGTCATGGTCATCTGACGGGAGGTCAGCCCGGGGGTGTCGTCGGCGGGCAGGAACGGCACCAGGGTGCCGAAAGCCAGCGAGTGCATGAGGATCCTGACGCCCTTCTCCCCGGTCAGCTCGGCGATCCGCGGCACGAGTTCGTCGCGGGTGCGGGGGGAG
Coding sequences within it:
- a CDS encoding beta-ketoacyl synthase N-terminal-like domain-containing protein; protein product: MVSATTAGAPLITAWAAVSPWGPTRDDFAAGLASGRATRVPLDPATWAVPHPYGCLVPDFSLRETLGRKGTRSMDRATGLAVTALRDLLTDHPADGEPARLAGVGEDTGLALGTSTGSAQSIMDFTRDSLVGEKPFFVDPARFPNTVMNCAAGQSAIWHRLKGPNTTIAGGRATGLLALRYALRLRRAGRADTVLCGAVEEFSAARAWLDWHARGVGEDPAVLGEGAAVWLLEPAGTAAAHGRTGLAEVAGLEFGFAPGPGQARAALADVLRRLLDRTGTAPGDVWAVADARPPGAEGQAEQGALADVLGEHRPRRIATADAIGDTHAASAAFQVAAVLALCERGGAEPGSLALVTSVDRDGVVGAALLRTR
- a CDS encoding SDR family oxidoreductase — translated: MIASLEGSWALILGASSGMGLATARELGRAGVNVVGVHFDTAEGQEKAAVAQEEIRSGGVQAHFFNANAASPRTRDELVPRIAELTGEKGVRILMHSLAFGTLVPFLPADDTPGLTSRQMTMTLDVMAHSLVYWTQDLFGAGLLRKGAKIYAMTSAGDVKVTANYGAVSAAKCALESHVRQLALELAPTGIAVNALRAGVTVTPSLERIPESERLIAYAADTNPHRRLTRPEDVAEAVVLLSRTESSWITGNVIGVDGGEILTG